A section of the Anaerolineae bacterium genome encodes:
- a CDS encoding GyrI-like domain-containing protein, whose protein sequence is MTNTELAILSLIAEQPRHGYEIEQVIEARGMRQWTEIGFSSIYFLLKKLEKDGLIEGRTEQTEGRGPARKIFHLTQAGAEAFQSALFEALAKPQPCYSSFLLGVGNLPGLSPDQATTALRQYHQALTDQLAQIQTRWTEQQPLPYFVDALFDYSMTKIEAELTWIEKFIKQVEAEMTKLDFKKELKHLYQPSAKKFEVVDVPPMQYLMIDGRGDPNTAPEYQEAVEALFAVAYALKFMSKKGKGLDYVVPPLEGLWWAEDMAAFSSGNKDQWLWTVMVMQPEWITPAMFEQAVRQVKKKKELPALAKIRLETYHEGLSVQILHLGSYTDEAPTIAKMHREFMPENGYEPVGKHHEIYLSDPRRVAPEKLKTVLRQPVKKI, encoded by the coding sequence ATGACGAATACAGAATTGGCTATTTTAAGTTTGATCGCCGAGCAGCCCCGGCACGGTTACGAAATCGAACAAGTTATCGAGGCGCGCGGCATGCGACAATGGACGGAAATTGGCTTTTCTTCCATCTATTTCCTGTTGAAAAAATTGGAGAAGGACGGCCTGATTGAAGGCAGAACGGAACAAACAGAGGGCCGGGGGCCGGCGCGAAAAATCTTCCATCTCACTCAAGCCGGCGCAGAGGCGTTCCAGTCCGCACTGTTTGAGGCACTCGCAAAGCCTCAGCCTTGCTACTCCAGTTTTTTGTTGGGGGTAGGCAATCTGCCCGGCCTGTCGCCCGACCAGGCCACAACAGCTTTGCGGCAATACCACCAAGCTCTGACCGACCAACTGGCCCAGATCCAAACCCGCTGGACAGAACAACAACCTCTGCCTTACTTTGTGGATGCGCTGTTTGATTACAGCATGACCAAAATTGAGGCTGAACTGACCTGGATTGAAAAATTTATCAAACAAGTGGAGGCTGAAATGACAAAATTGGATTTTAAAAAAGAGTTAAAACACTTATACCAACCGTCGGCCAAAAAGTTTGAGGTGGTTGACGTGCCACCCATGCAATACCTTATGATTGACGGGCGCGGCGACCCAAACACCGCTCCTGAATATCAAGAAGCAGTGGAAGCCTTGTTTGCCGTAGCCTACGCGCTCAAATTTATGAGCAAAAAAGGGAAGGGGCTGGATTACGTGGTGCCGCCGTTGGAGGGGCTGTGGTGGGCCGAAGATATGGCCGCCTTTAGCAGCGGGAACAAGGATCAATGGCTTTGGACCGTGATGGTAATGCAGCCGGAATGGATTACCCCGGCCATGTTTGAGCAGGCAGTGCGGCAAGTTAAAAAGAAAAAAGAGCTACCCGCCCTGGCCAAAATCAGACTGGAGACCTACCACGAGGGCCTCTCCGTGCAAATTTTGCACCTCGGCTCTTACACCGACGAAGCGCCTACCATCGCCAAAATGCACCGGGAATTCATGCCGGAAAATGGCTACGAACCGGTCGGCAAACATCACGAGATCTATCTGAGTGATCCGCGCCGGGTAGCGCCGGAGAAACTCAAAACGGTGCTGCGGCAGCCGGTCAAAAAAATTTAA
- a CDS encoding ferredoxin family protein: protein MDIKKMLADEWQNVQKLRYLHIQFDPAKCTGAWQCYEVCPIGCWTPNPQTRIAEFHNAHLCIACGACVRQCPAEAIQLTVS, encoded by the coding sequence ATGGACATCAAAAAAATGCTGGCCGACGAATGGCAAAATGTGCAAAAATTACGCTATTTGCACATCCAATTCGACCCGGCCAAATGCACGGGGGCCTGGCAGTGTTACGAGGTGTGCCCCATTGGCTGCTGGACACCCAACCCCCAAACCCGTATCGCTGAATTTCACAACGCGCATCTTTGCATTGCCTGCGGCGCGTGCGTGCGACAATGCCCGGCAGAGGCCATCCAATTGACGGTATCCTGA
- a CDS encoding methyltransferase domain-containing protein codes for MATVFMQWLETTPRAYDRGIQLLTLGRLQPLKERIAADYIWAGGKTDLRVLEIGCGTGVLSVLMATQGARVTAIDASPGMLAEAETKAAEAGLAEAIEFHHLDATKLADHFQPHSFDVIVSTLAFSEFPPEVQGYVLRAAAHLLAPDGRLLIADEMIPDGLWRRLAFWGVRLPLVILTWLLTRATTTPLHHFGRTLTEAGFVATVVESRLGGSLQLISARPITMPAEIQTLWPAYPQLSHRVTPNTLLLDGWSLLNRFIPPYPKIATGLYRIGRPDRKSPVLVTGNYELTVRRLVGALDGRVDCWLVLANSRGINVWCAAGGGYFTAEEVIAALKTSGVIAAVDHHALILPQLCANGIDGRQIRQETGWGVHWGPVRAQDIPAYLRAGRKKSETMRHVQFPLKDRLEMTTVMLALYGLVFAVLCLIFWRPYTPVLLGIMAGLSYFYGIFLPWLPGRDGLGKGITLAGLTLLGLWVWSLGWGHLSPAPLFNWSLGLGFLAFFIGGEYQGMSPLMRGEQANWSIEGLVGLATLAAYGAGQMPGWS; via the coding sequence ATGGCCACCGTCTTTATGCAATGGCTCGAAACCACTCCCCGCGCTTACGACCGGGGCATTCAGCTACTCACGCTGGGCCGTTTGCAGCCACTCAAGGAGCGCATTGCGGCTGATTACATTTGGGCCGGAGGAAAAACCGACCTGCGGGTGCTGGAAATTGGCTGCGGCACCGGGGTACTTTCGGTTTTAATGGCCACGCAGGGCGCGCGCGTAACGGCGATTGATGCTTCGCCGGGGATGCTGGCCGAAGCGGAAACAAAAGCAGCCGAAGCCGGGCTGGCGGAAGCCATTGAATTTCACCACCTTGACGCCACAAAACTGGCCGACCACTTTCAGCCGCATAGCTTTGACGTTATCGTCAGCACCCTGGCCTTCAGCGAGTTCCCGCCTGAAGTGCAGGGCTATGTGTTACGCGCAGCCGCCCATCTTCTCGCGCCTGATGGCCGCCTGCTCATCGCCGATGAAATGATACCCGACGGGCTCTGGAGACGGTTGGCCTTTTGGGGGGTACGCCTGCCCCTGGTAATTCTGACCTGGCTGCTGACCCGCGCCACTACTACACCGCTCCACCACTTTGGCCGAACCTTGACTGAAGCCGGTTTTGTGGCCACAGTGGTTGAATCGCGCCTGGGCGGGAGTTTGCAACTCATCAGCGCCCGGCCCATCACCATGCCTGCGGAAATCCAAACTTTGTGGCCAGCCTATCCCCAACTTAGCCATCGAGTTACGCCTAACACCCTGCTACTTGATGGTTGGAGCCTTCTCAACCGCTTCATTCCTCCTTATCCCAAAATCGCTACCGGCCTGTATCGCATTGGTCGCCCGGATCGAAAATCGCCGGTGCTGGTCACCGGCAATTACGAATTGACGGTGCGCCGTCTGGTAGGCGCGTTAGACGGCCGGGTAGATTGCTGGCTGGTGCTGGCCAACAGCCGGGGGATCAATGTCTGGTGCGCCGCAGGCGGCGGTTACTTCACTGCCGAAGAGGTGATAGCTGCTCTCAAAACCAGCGGCGTGATAGCGGCGGTTGACCATCATGCTTTGATTTTACCGCAACTATGCGCCAATGGGATTGACGGCCGGCAAATTCGGCAGGAGACCGGCTGGGGGGTGCATTGGGGGCCGGTTCGGGCGCAAGACATTCCCGCTTATCTACGGGCCGGTCGCAAAAAAAGTGAGACTATGCGTCACGTGCAATTTCCCCTGAAAGACCGGCTAGAAATGACCACCGTGATGTTGGCCCTGTATGGCCTTGTTTTTGCCGTTTTATGCCTGATCTTTTGGCGTCCCTATACGCCGGTTCTCCTGGGCATAATGGCCGGGCTTAGTTATTTTTACGGCATTTTTCTGCCCTGGCTGCCGGGACGGGACGGGCTGGGCAAAGGCATCACCTTGGCCGGGCTAACGCTGTTGGGGCTGTGGGTGTGGTCGCTTGGATGGGGGCACTTATCACCGGCCCCATTGTTCAACTGGTCGTTGGGCCTGGGCTTTTTGGCCTTTTTCATTGGCGGGGAATATCAGGGGATGAGTCCCCTGATGCGCGGCGAACAGGCTAATTGGAGTATTGAAGGTTTGGTGGGCCTGGCCACCCTGGCGGCGTATGGCGCCGGCCAAATGCCAGGATGGAGTTGA